A window from Thermomonas aquatica encodes these proteins:
- a CDS encoding MerR family transcriptional regulator, translated as MSLQQLSEQAHVPVRTVRYYIQKGLLPGPEGEKRGAFYTEAHLAELLRIRTWQSAGLSLEAIASLLQARSQPPLAPARPGVVEVRSHLTIADGLELVVAPDRAGLTQAQLRTLFRRVQEIYEECVGQQVAGDHDQDSNNTGASE; from the coding sequence TTGAGTCTGCAGCAATTGAGCGAACAGGCGCACGTGCCGGTTCGTACGGTTCGCTACTACATCCAGAAGGGGCTGCTGCCGGGTCCCGAAGGTGAGAAGCGCGGGGCTTTCTACACAGAAGCTCATCTTGCGGAGCTGCTCAGGATCAGGACATGGCAGAGCGCCGGGCTATCGCTGGAGGCCATTGCGAGCCTGCTTCAGGCACGCAGCCAGCCCCCGCTGGCGCCCGCAAGGCCGGGAGTCGTGGAAGTCCGGTCGCATCTGACGATCGCGGATGGCCTAGAGCTGGTGGTGGCGCCAGATCGGGCTGGGCTGACGCAGGCACAGCTTCGGACGCTGTTCCGACGCGTGCAGGAGATCTATGAGGAGTGCGTGGGACAACAGGTCGCCGGCGACCATGATCAGGATTCGAACAACACAGGGGCTTCGGAATGA
- a CDS encoding AAA family ATPase, whose amino-acid sequence MKTMTDFRAMLEEDAFPDVGESGMASEQPRFRPVALDGPLQLAGAIYALRMIRGAKLHTKIVKRGTIREPDLLSLVGLELLPSSRRETLTPSQLLLVMSQQEARLTRRGMPSLRNLDRNIAQIGGILKLSRAEVSVLRLAVIVSRVEAFQELFKVRAGLLQSFFSMVQHGVGIKPRDIQKALASGGALRRAGILQPGLSYVYGNHPLEMDDEIATLLLAPCFDEKVLLRHVLCVSPSPSLTMQDYPERLDISMLRRYLRVAIKARREGVNILIHGATGTGKTEFVRALAHDLGSELSEVPTEDSSGDPISGEKRFRSFSLAQNLLASKRGQLLLFDEVEDVFGSEASLSPFGLTLRSGGDRIGKGWLNQTLESNPIPTIWVCNSISSFDAAYLRRFALSLEFRGPTGAFRRRVVDRHLDEDLISQESRAKLVAMEQLPPASIQRIAGVLRALKSPHQADRDREAEEVARLALQVMGRSAQSASAPLPSHYDPAFLNTNPDITGLATGLSGRRAARICLYGPPGTGKTAFAHHLAKVLDVPLHLKRASDVQSMWVGQTEKNIARAFQAAREEGALLLIDEADSFLQDRGNAHRSWEVSQVNEMLTQMESFEGIFIASTNLMDSLDAASLRRFDFKVHFDYLTREQRRSLFARVAVDAESHGGANHGRDRLDRMGSLVPGDFTNALRQLKVLDQPPTQARLLELLEAELRFKPGANQRRIGF is encoded by the coding sequence ATGAAGACAATGACTGATTTTCGGGCAATGCTGGAAGAGGATGCTTTTCCCGATGTTGGCGAGAGCGGGATGGCATCGGAGCAGCCCAGGTTTCGTCCAGTGGCCCTTGATGGCCCTCTTCAACTCGCCGGGGCGATCTATGCCCTTAGGATGATTCGGGGCGCCAAGCTCCACACCAAAATAGTCAAGCGAGGAACCATTCGCGAGCCTGACTTGCTGAGCTTGGTCGGCCTGGAGCTGCTCCCTTCTTCTCGTCGTGAGACGCTGACGCCGAGCCAGCTCCTGCTCGTGATGAGTCAGCAGGAGGCGCGCCTCACAAGGCGTGGAATGCCATCCCTGCGGAACTTGGACCGCAATATCGCGCAGATCGGGGGCATCCTGAAGTTAAGCAGGGCAGAGGTGAGCGTTCTGCGTCTGGCGGTCATCGTGTCCCGGGTCGAAGCATTCCAGGAATTGTTCAAGGTGCGGGCGGGCTTGCTGCAGAGCTTTTTCAGCATGGTCCAACATGGGGTGGGGATAAAGCCCAGGGACATTCAAAAAGCACTGGCTTCTGGCGGTGCCCTACGGCGCGCGGGCATCTTGCAGCCTGGCCTGAGCTACGTGTATGGCAACCATCCTCTGGAGATGGATGATGAAATCGCAACGCTGCTTCTGGCGCCGTGTTTCGACGAGAAGGTACTGCTCCGCCACGTCCTGTGCGTGTCACCATCACCCAGCTTGACGATGCAGGACTACCCTGAGCGCCTCGATATTTCCATGCTCCGTCGTTACCTGCGCGTCGCGATCAAAGCCCGGCGCGAGGGCGTCAATATTCTGATCCATGGCGCGACGGGTACCGGCAAAACGGAGTTCGTCCGAGCGCTCGCGCATGACCTTGGGTCAGAGTTGAGCGAGGTGCCCACCGAGGACTCGTCAGGAGACCCAATCTCCGGGGAGAAGCGCTTTCGCTCCTTTAGCCTTGCGCAGAACCTGTTGGCCTCGAAGCGGGGGCAGCTGTTGCTTTTCGACGAGGTGGAGGATGTCTTTGGCAGTGAGGCGAGCCTGTCGCCGTTTGGACTTACGTTGCGATCGGGAGGAGACCGGATCGGGAAAGGCTGGCTCAATCAGACACTTGAGTCCAATCCAATTCCGACCATTTGGGTATGCAACAGCATCTCTTCGTTCGACGCGGCGTACTTGCGTCGCTTTGCTCTCTCACTGGAATTTCGCGGCCCAACAGGTGCGTTTCGGCGACGCGTTGTCGACCGTCACTTGGACGAAGATCTGATTTCTCAGGAGAGTCGCGCGAAACTGGTGGCAATGGAGCAGCTACCCCCCGCGTCCATCCAGCGCATCGCAGGTGTGTTGCGAGCACTAAAGAGCCCCCATCAAGCTGACCGTGATCGGGAGGCCGAAGAGGTGGCCAGGCTTGCACTCCAGGTCATGGGACGAAGTGCGCAGTCTGCAAGTGCCCCTCTCCCTTCGCACTACGACCCAGCATTTCTCAACACGAATCCAGACATCACAGGGTTAGCAACAGGCTTGAGTGGACGACGAGCCGCCAGAATCTGCCTATATGGGCCGCCCGGTACGGGAAAAACTGCGTTCGCACACCATCTAGCCAAGGTCCTAGACGTCCCGCTGCACCTCAAGCGTGCATCCGACGTTCAGAGCATGTGGGTGGGCCAAACCGAGAAGAATATTGCGCGAGCGTTCCAGGCGGCACGAGAGGAGGGCGCCCTCCTTCTGATCGACGAGGCGGACAGCTTTCTCCAGGATCGCGGCAACGCTCATCGGAGCTGGGAAGTGAGCCAGGTTAACGAGATGCTGACCCAGATGGAGTCCTTTGAGGGCATCTTCATTGCGTCCACCAACTTGATGGACAGCCTGGATGCCGCGTCTCTGCGGCGTTTCGACTTCAAGGTGCATTTTGACTACCTAACGCGCGAACAGCGCCGTTCGCTATTTGCGCGTGTCGCTGTCGACGCTGAAAGCCATGGCGGCGCGAACCATGGGCGTGATCGGCTGGATCGCATGGGCTCTTTGGTCCCCGGAGACTTCACCAATGCATTGCGGCAGCTGAAAGTGCTGGATCAACCGCCGACGCAAGCAAGACTGCTGGAGTTGCTCGAGGCAGAGCTGCGCTTCAAGCCGGGTGCAAACCAGCGCCGTATCGGCTTCTGA
- a CDS encoding protein-tyrosine phosphatase family protein, with product MTGAWDRDLRMDLETIRKWGACDVVSLIESHEMTSLCVDGLPHIAKEIGLRWHHLPIVDQCAPDHSFERMWRTTRPGLVSTLHAGGGVLVHCKGGLGRAGTVAAMLLLDCESALMAADAIARVREVRRDAVETYEQESYLNAWASKRRDHP from the coding sequence ATGACGGGGGCGTGGGATCGCGATCTCCGCATGGATCTCGAAACCATTCGCAAGTGGGGAGCTTGTGACGTGGTGTCCCTAATCGAATCCCACGAAATGACAAGCCTCTGCGTTGACGGTCTTCCGCATATTGCGAAGGAAATTGGCTTGCGTTGGCATCACCTGCCCATCGTGGATCAGTGCGCTCCAGACCATTCCTTCGAGAGGATGTGGAGGACAACACGCCCAGGCTTGGTGAGCACGTTGCACGCGGGTGGTGGAGTCCTCGTGCATTGCAAGGGTGGGCTCGGGCGGGCAGGAACCGTGGCAGCAATGCTCCTGTTAGATTGCGAATCTGCACTGATGGCAGCCGACGCAATTGCGAGAGTCAGGGAAGTGAGGCGAGACGCGGTCGAGACATATGAGCAGGAGTCCTACTTGAATGCGTGGGCAAGTAAGCGGCGAGATCATCCCTAG
- a CDS encoding ADP-ribosylglycohydrolase family protein gives MSGDIAGAHLDRLAGSLTGLLVGDALGVPYEFHSADSLPPVELIEFQPPAGFRRSHGSVLPGTWSDDGAQALVLLDSLLVQEGLDLEHFSKGLLRWMAEGFCAVDGKVFDVGIQTSRALGRLAAGIPPRQAGPAGERDNGNGSLMRVLPVALWHQGSDPELALLSAEQSLPTHGHMRSRIACALYSLWVRCVLAGHPHPWEEAVARLRLIAPALELDAQEMERVLDPANAERVQGSGYVVDSLWSARAAVLETSSFDACVRRAVALGNDTDTTAAIAGGVAGAMYGLVGIPPKWQADLRGNDILAPLLAALLSHGKLVR, from the coding sequence ATGAGTGGCGATATCGCCGGGGCTCACCTCGACCGTCTTGCGGGCAGTCTGACTGGACTCCTTGTCGGCGACGCCCTTGGCGTGCCGTATGAATTTCATTCTGCTGACTCACTGCCGCCCGTAGAGCTGATCGAATTCCAACCACCGGCAGGGTTTCGTAGGTCGCATGGTTCGGTTTTGCCTGGCACCTGGAGCGACGATGGCGCCCAAGCGCTGGTGTTGCTGGACAGCCTCTTGGTTCAGGAGGGGCTCGACTTGGAGCACTTCTCCAAAGGCCTGCTTCGCTGGATGGCAGAAGGGTTCTGCGCAGTCGATGGAAAAGTCTTCGATGTGGGTATCCAGACTAGCCGGGCATTAGGGCGCTTGGCGGCTGGGATCCCGCCTCGACAAGCCGGCCCCGCCGGAGAGCGGGATAACGGGAATGGCTCATTGATGCGGGTGTTGCCGGTCGCCCTTTGGCACCAGGGCAGCGACCCGGAACTCGCCTTGTTGAGTGCGGAGCAGTCTCTGCCCACGCATGGGCACATGCGGTCGAGAATCGCGTGTGCGTTGTACTCGCTCTGGGTGCGTTGCGTCCTTGCAGGTCATCCTCACCCCTGGGAGGAGGCGGTTGCTCGACTGAGGTTGATAGCACCTGCGTTGGAGCTGGACGCCCAGGAGATGGAACGGGTGTTGGACCCGGCGAACGCCGAGCGTGTCCAGGGCAGTGGTTACGTCGTGGATTCGCTGTGGTCGGCGCGCGCCGCAGTCTTGGAGACTTCCAGTTTCGATGCTTGCGTGCGGCGCGCAGTGGCTCTTGGGAACGACACTGACACGACCGCTGCTATCGCAGGAGGCGTAGCCGGGGCCATGTATGGGCTCGTGGGGATTCCCCCCAAATGGCAGGCGGATCTGCGAGGCAATGACATCCTCGCGCCTTTGTTGGCTGCCCTACTTTCCCATGGCAAGTTAGTCCGGTGA
- a CDS encoding VIT domain-containing protein translates to MNTSQGMESGSTPLARTSLKVVITDLLAEYELRHSFSNKGRSSIEAIYSFPVPLDAAFLGMEATLAGETLVAQVIAKQAASANYDDAIAGGDSAVLLERLEPGMLSVNLGNLKPGETGEIVLRFAATLGVADRQARFSLPLVHRPRYGRYRMEEWAVPEVDFAVEHPLTAEIRIRGMLVGRPVQCATQGVSFESDPEETTLRIPDAMLDRDLVLVFDLGDASLSGCRWVSDGDGSIAILTIAPGSSASMGMQRERGMDLCLVLDCSGSMSGDAIGQSRAALHAVSRVLGLGDRVQVLRFGSHFERLFRRPLRASSQVSGAMTELADLIQADMGGTQMGAALEAAVKDLKGLDGDVSSKVILLVTDGAVQPEELQRARERATAKGIRIFVVAVGSSAGVDALTPLAAGTGGVLERAVPTESIDAGVMRHVRRACQAHPIEFKVNWNGPVMASNLLGPVYQGDVAMMVASFPDQAPRTVGLFVTGACAENRHVLSELESASVWRAWAGQQLYLNAQPDLRASIALRYRLITEMTSAVLVKRRAEGDKGMALPTVVPVRHMVSDGMVAASKMSMSMSIPSPRQSKRITAAARPQVNMACFHDIQFDDLRGDDFVPVSDVSRSTLSPSEESRAKAALRDALERLIFGQMNPRDFDLEHVLAAVDAELLELVSRYVEATCLRIEDLRTAVQVLQDLADNGTGANLTDDQEARLSVLCQVASETTKRRRTR, encoded by the coding sequence ATGAACACATCGCAGGGCATGGAATCCGGGAGTACGCCACTGGCGCGCACGTCACTGAAGGTTGTCATCACGGACTTGCTGGCGGAGTACGAGCTTCGCCACTCCTTCAGTAATAAGGGGCGTTCCTCGATCGAAGCCATCTACAGCTTCCCGGTGCCACTGGATGCGGCATTCCTCGGTATGGAGGCGACGCTCGCAGGGGAGACCTTGGTGGCGCAGGTCATAGCAAAGCAGGCGGCTAGCGCGAACTACGACGATGCAATTGCCGGGGGCGACAGTGCAGTCCTGCTCGAGCGCTTGGAGCCGGGGATGCTCTCGGTGAACCTCGGCAACCTGAAGCCAGGTGAGACAGGTGAAATCGTGCTGCGATTTGCCGCGACACTCGGTGTAGCGGATCGCCAGGCCCGTTTCAGTCTGCCACTGGTCCATCGACCGCGCTATGGCCGCTACCGGATGGAGGAATGGGCCGTGCCAGAGGTGGATTTTGCAGTTGAGCACCCGTTGACTGCAGAAATCAGAATCCGCGGCATGTTGGTAGGCAGGCCCGTCCAGTGTGCAACTCAAGGCGTGTCGTTCGAATCCGATCCCGAGGAAACAACCTTGCGAATTCCGGATGCGATGCTCGACCGGGATTTGGTCTTGGTGTTTGACTTGGGCGATGCCTCGCTATCCGGCTGTCGGTGGGTCAGTGACGGCGATGGCAGCATTGCCATCCTGACGATCGCGCCGGGGTCGAGCGCCAGCATGGGTATGCAGCGTGAGCGCGGCATGGATCTGTGCCTGGTGCTCGATTGTTCCGGCTCCATGAGCGGGGACGCCATTGGCCAGTCGCGAGCTGCTCTACACGCGGTATCTCGAGTGCTTGGTCTAGGCGATCGCGTGCAGGTGTTGCGATTCGGCTCCCACTTTGAGCGCTTGTTTAGAAGGCCACTGCGGGCAAGTTCGCAGGTGAGCGGTGCGATGACGGAGCTCGCTGACCTTATTCAAGCCGATATGGGGGGCACGCAGATGGGAGCTGCCCTGGAGGCGGCAGTCAAGGATCTCAAGGGCCTCGATGGAGATGTATCCAGCAAGGTCATCCTGTTGGTCACCGATGGCGCAGTTCAGCCGGAAGAGTTGCAGCGCGCCCGCGAGCGTGCCACCGCTAAGGGGATTCGCATCTTTGTTGTCGCTGTGGGTAGTAGTGCCGGAGTCGATGCGCTAACGCCTCTGGCGGCAGGCACAGGTGGTGTCCTGGAGCGTGCCGTGCCCACGGAGTCCATCGATGCGGGTGTGATGCGCCATGTCCGGCGCGCTTGCCAAGCGCATCCGATTGAGTTCAAGGTCAATTGGAACGGGCCGGTAATGGCCTCGAACCTACTCGGTCCCGTCTATCAAGGTGACGTCGCCATGATGGTTGCGTCTTTTCCTGACCAAGCGCCAAGGACGGTAGGTCTTTTCGTCACCGGCGCTTGCGCTGAAAATCGCCATGTACTTTCAGAGCTCGAATCCGCCAGCGTGTGGCGTGCGTGGGCCGGTCAGCAGCTCTACCTAAATGCCCAGCCAGACCTGCGAGCGAGCATTGCTCTGCGTTACCGGCTAATCACCGAAATGACATCGGCGGTGCTCGTCAAACGCAGGGCGGAAGGCGACAAGGGAATGGCGCTTCCGACAGTCGTACCTGTTAGACACATGGTGTCGGATGGAATGGTAGCGGCATCAAAAATGTCAATGTCAATGTCGATCCCGAGCCCCCGTCAATCCAAGCGCATTACAGCCGCCGCAAGGCCTCAGGTAAATATGGCCTGTTTCCACGATATCCAATTCGATGACCTGCGGGGAGATGACTTCGTCCCGGTCAGTGACGTTAGCCGGAGCACATTGTCGCCCTCCGAAGAATCACGCGCGAAGGCTGCTCTTCGCGATGCATTGGAGAGACTGATTTTTGGACAGATGAATCCACGTGATTTCGATCTCGAACATGTGCTCGCAGCGGTTGACGCGGAGCTCCTTGAGCTGGTCAGCCGATATGTGGAGGCAACGTGTCTTCGTATCGAGGATTTGCGAACTGCGGTGCAGGTGCTCCAGGACTTGGCGGACAATGGCACTGGGGCGAACCTGACTGATGATCAGGAAGCACGACTCTCGGTTCTTTGTCAGGTTGCGAGCGAGACAACGAAGCGGCGCCGGACGCGCTGA
- a CDS encoding YaaW family protein → MMEWDTSGSTSLWLSISVGLLVVLLLVRRQRMDHTSSPGPSIAEGEQAPNNRSEASDEVPSISLGAIRAFHNERLRQLNARRANVSTRLSSLERLDLEHESPESAVRRASSEERKNLTAILAMDPSSSEHAIVGEIRRYGSHSLASLLRGGKHVPYTEVLTDVAIKVGHHPAPGATDFSLERAVVEAAFEKMVSAASPEQRHQIEQEIAKQNNATARSVGTAAGGLAVAHLSGFALYTAASSSLAAITGAVGLTLPFAAYTGMSSVIATVTGPVGWAALGAWALFKIGGPNYKRTVPATLAIASVRARNIAERDQERSRLKRDIHDLEGQSTELSRLTRWLSAHESEDSTVRVPQSSAPPGFGF, encoded by the coding sequence ATGATGGAATGGGATACATCAGGTTCGACCAGCCTATGGCTCTCCATTTCGGTGGGGCTGCTCGTTGTCTTGCTTCTCGTGCGACGACAGCGAATGGATCACACCTCTTCACCGGGACCTTCGATCGCCGAAGGGGAACAAGCACCAAATAATCGATCGGAAGCTTCCGACGAAGTGCCATCCATCTCGCTTGGTGCCATCCGTGCCTTTCACAACGAACGACTGCGTCAACTGAACGCACGACGCGCTAACGTCAGTACACGCCTGAGCAGTCTTGAAAGACTCGACCTCGAGCACGAATCGCCTGAGAGCGCGGTCAGACGAGCTAGCTCTGAAGAACGCAAGAATCTAACTGCCATTCTAGCGATGGACCCCTCTAGCTCTGAGCATGCAATCGTCGGAGAGATTCGTCGATACGGCAGTCACAGCCTCGCCTCTTTGCTGCGCGGTGGAAAGCACGTGCCATACACAGAGGTCCTAACCGACGTTGCCATCAAGGTCGGTCACCACCCGGCGCCGGGTGCTACCGACTTTAGTTTGGAACGCGCCGTGGTAGAAGCCGCTTTTGAGAAGATGGTAAGCGCTGCCAGTCCAGAACAGCGCCACCAGATTGAACAAGAAATTGCGAAGCAGAACAACGCCACTGCACGGAGCGTGGGAACAGCTGCTGGCGGCCTTGCAGTCGCGCATCTGAGCGGTTTCGCGCTGTACACGGCCGCCTCTTCGTCATTGGCCGCAATAACAGGCGCGGTTGGGCTGACCCTCCCCTTTGCTGCATATACCGGCATGAGCAGTGTCATAGCGACCGTTACCGGACCCGTCGGTTGGGCCGCGCTCGGAGCTTGGGCGCTATTCAAGATTGGGGGTCCGAATTACAAGCGCACGGTACCCGCTACTCTGGCAATTGCATCTGTCCGTGCTAGAAACATTGCAGAACGGGACCAGGAGAGGTCTCGACTTAAGCGAGACATCCACGACTTAGAGGGCCAGAGCACTGAACTAAGTCGCCTGACCCGGTGGCTGTCGGCTCATGAATCCGAAGACTCGACTGTGCGCGTCCCTCAATCATCGGCTCCTCCTGGATTCGGCTTTTAG
- a CDS encoding thermonuclease family protein: MLGLVVFAALVCLALWVAFAQRSSLGTSDSYQPTPSSRRPDVRQRELGTSVDLPDETGRVEPVASSAGTRFERCEKIRTNCVVDGDTFWYQGVKIRVSDVDAPEIGRPRCVQERELGILATNYLVEFLNEGTFDLHRTTGRHQDRYGRELYVIKRGDRSFGDDLVSRGLAHRWIGYKQSWCG; encoded by the coding sequence ATGCTTGGGCTCGTGGTATTTGCGGCGCTTGTTTGCCTTGCACTGTGGGTTGCTTTTGCGCAGCGATCAAGTCTCGGCACTTCCGATTCGTATCAGCCGACTCCATCGTCACGTCGACCTGATGTCCGGCAACGAGAACTCGGCACATCAGTCGACCTACCCGACGAGACCGGTCGAGTCGAACCAGTCGCCTCAAGCGCTGGCACTAGGTTCGAACGCTGCGAAAAAATCAGAACAAACTGCGTCGTTGATGGAGATACTTTCTGGTACCAAGGCGTCAAAATCCGAGTGTCCGACGTCGATGCCCCTGAAATCGGCAGGCCTCGTTGCGTCCAAGAGCGTGAGCTAGGGATTCTTGCTACAAACTACCTCGTCGAGTTTCTTAACGAGGGCACGTTTGATCTCCACCGGACCACCGGTCGCCACCAGGATCGATACGGTCGCGAGCTGTACGTCATCAAGCGAGGCGATCGATCTTTTGGAGATGACCTCGTTAGCCGGGGCTTAGCTCACCGCTGGATCGGCTACAAACAGTCCTGGTGTGGCTGA
- a CDS encoding phospholipase D family protein has protein sequence MLIHGKQYLSTFRERIGEATVASIAVAFWGRGAESVFKEWRGDKLRIICNLALGGTNPKAVKEIMAIPNVEVRQCDELHAKVILTDNALIVGSANISSNGLGLEDDEAAKFHEVGVLTKEVALLKEGQHWFDALWPKAQEISDSDLRKAADAWKRRRQTRPILAKNRSRLLLDQPPNSLRDRAVFLVVYRSSISQKAAEALRFQKARLQGTSSEIPHDKLDIYEEWEAGTLPLDREDILIPVYWGARGKITVEKPQRPLPELQSHYVSDDGEVSLDFSVQLSEDRVLGYTFGSEDRKNLASDIRPWLESLGITPDDGRSVPLYDYLKWRTR, from the coding sequence ATGCTGATCCACGGCAAACAGTACCTGTCGACATTTCGCGAAAGGATTGGAGAAGCAACCGTTGCGTCAATCGCCGTGGCCTTTTGGGGGCGCGGCGCTGAATCGGTATTCAAGGAGTGGCGCGGCGACAAACTTCGCATCATCTGCAACCTGGCATTGGGGGGCACCAATCCAAAGGCCGTCAAGGAGATCATGGCGATCCCGAACGTCGAGGTACGGCAGTGCGATGAGCTGCATGCAAAGGTGATCTTGACCGACAACGCCCTAATCGTTGGTTCCGCCAACATCTCGAGTAACGGCTTGGGCTTGGAAGATGATGAAGCCGCTAAGTTTCACGAAGTTGGCGTCCTGACCAAAGAGGTAGCCCTGCTCAAGGAGGGCCAGCACTGGTTCGATGCGCTATGGCCAAAGGCCCAAGAGATTAGCGACAGCGATCTGCGTAAGGCCGCGGATGCATGGAAGCGGCGTCGGCAAACCCGGCCAATTCTGGCGAAGAATCGCTCGAGGTTGCTTCTTGATCAGCCGCCGAACAGTTTGAGGGACCGAGCGGTCTTTCTTGTCGTTTACAGGAGCAGCATTAGCCAAAAGGCAGCAGAGGCCCTCCGCTTCCAGAAGGCGCGACTCCAAGGAACGTCGAGCGAGATTCCCCACGACAAGCTGGATATCTATGAAGAATGGGAAGCAGGGACTCTGCCTTTGGATCGTGAGGACATCCTCATTCCGGTTTACTGGGGCGCACGTGGCAAGATCACTGTGGAGAAGCCGCAGCGTCCATTGCCCGAGCTCCAGAGCCATTACGTCTCGGATGATGGTGAGGTATCCCTGGACTTCAGCGTTCAGCTCAGTGAGGACCGAGTACTTGGTTATACCTTCGGGTCTGAGGATCGCAAGAACTTGGCTTCAGATATTCGGCCGTGGTTGGAAAGTCTCGGGATCACGCCAGATGATGGTAGATCGGTTCCTTTGTATGACTATCTGAAGTGGCGGACGCGTTAG
- a CDS encoding OmpA family protein yields the protein MPQFDIRQDKPYRRGLVLGLTMAEVMILLIFVLLMALGAALAKRDKVLAAMNDGVGRKLVEMLQEAYPKASTPDEYFKELVRAIEARKTLESVGQDNAKANLLEDAELGRKLRKAAENAGSQDPYKFADAALKKASLGKKGEWPPFFNLSEAGGYYFESGKATLRPEFVDKLRTSVIPSLRKYVDDYDVDVVEVIGHTDEVPMAGLSNLDAKLIAASANSYPIEYLRSTDNAGLAIARAVAVVRVLRADPRMKGITVLPLSGAQLIVPIDRAADGSSTMGDQSRRRIEMRLRRSTEQIAAPQSP from the coding sequence ATGCCGCAGTTCGACATTCGTCAGGACAAACCCTACAGGCGAGGGCTGGTCCTCGGCCTGACGATGGCTGAGGTCATGATTCTGCTCATCTTCGTGCTGCTGATGGCCCTTGGCGCAGCACTGGCCAAGCGGGACAAAGTGCTGGCAGCAATGAACGACGGGGTCGGCCGCAAACTCGTGGAGATGCTGCAGGAAGCCTATCCAAAGGCATCAACACCTGATGAATACTTCAAGGAGTTGGTCCGCGCCATCGAAGCACGGAAGACCCTAGAGTCCGTCGGGCAGGACAACGCAAAGGCAAACCTCCTTGAGGACGCCGAGCTCGGACGCAAACTGCGTAAAGCAGCGGAGAACGCCGGCAGCCAAGATCCGTACAAGTTCGCCGACGCTGCCCTGAAGAAGGCAAGCCTGGGAAAAAAGGGTGAGTGGCCACCGTTTTTCAACTTAAGCGAGGCCGGCGGCTACTACTTCGAAAGTGGTAAGGCCACCCTGCGCCCCGAGTTCGTCGACAAGCTTCGGACCTCTGTGATTCCCTCCTTGCGCAAGTACGTGGACGACTACGACGTCGACGTTGTGGAGGTCATCGGCCATACAGACGAAGTCCCCATGGCCGGGTTGAGCAATCTGGACGCGAAGCTCATCGCGGCTTCTGCGAACAGCTATCCCATCGAATATCTTCGGTCTACAGACAATGCCGGGTTGGCCATCGCCAGGGCGGTAGCGGTCGTCCGTGTGCTCCGAGCCGATCCGCGAATGAAGGGAATCACCGTGCTCCCACTCTCCGGGGCGCAGCTGATCGTTCCTATTGATCGTGCCGCTGACGGATCATCCACCATGGGCGACCAATCCCGTCGGCGAATTGAGATGCGCTTGCGCAGGTCGACTGAGCAGATCGCGGCGCCGCAATCCCCTTAA
- a CDS encoding DNA-processing protein DprA produces MASKRDAAYPQRLRSVMRGDAPPVVFGSGDPTLLETTALAVVGSRDAQPSVISAAKQVAQFAAENDIVLVSGGAKGIDRAAMLAALHYGGRVVGVLADGLERAVVEPVYRDALRTGRVLLLSPFEPSSRFQIWTAMQRNKMIYAAADAGLVVESAVSEGGTWAGATEQLSKYKYVPVFVRADGPPSAGLDALQKLGATHWPMPSDRASFMEAVSRMRSTQALASAADQMDLVRAVDGGSLFETGIGETDKAQSHVLDGSESDTQQEEAFRESVSLEHLINQRANHGTSLGEHGLTPADVLFAHARTLILGLLSEPRSLAEVACTLDIARPQAKAWLDRMVQAEELDPPKRARYARRRPSLL; encoded by the coding sequence GTGGCCAGCAAACGCGACGCGGCCTATCCCCAGAGGCTCCGATCCGTCATGCGCGGCGATGCCCCGCCGGTTGTGTTCGGGAGCGGTGACCCAACGTTGCTGGAGACTACAGCGCTGGCAGTGGTGGGATCGCGCGACGCCCAGCCTAGCGTCATCTCTGCCGCCAAACAGGTGGCCCAATTTGCGGCAGAAAACGACATTGTGTTGGTCTCAGGCGGCGCCAAAGGGATTGATCGAGCCGCGATGCTGGCAGCGCTGCACTATGGTGGACGCGTGGTGGGTGTGCTCGCGGATGGTCTGGAACGTGCGGTGGTGGAGCCTGTTTACCGCGATGCATTGCGTACCGGGCGAGTTCTGCTGCTTTCGCCTTTTGAGCCCTCCTCACGGTTCCAGATCTGGACGGCCATGCAGCGCAACAAGATGATCTATGCCGCTGCCGACGCAGGATTAGTGGTGGAGTCAGCGGTCTCCGAGGGCGGGACATGGGCCGGCGCGACCGAACAGCTTTCCAAGTACAAGTATGTGCCCGTCTTTGTTCGGGCCGACGGACCGCCCTCTGCAGGGTTGGATGCGCTTCAAAAATTGGGGGCTACTCATTGGCCGATGCCGAGTGATCGGGCGTCCTTCATGGAAGCAGTGTCGCGAATGCGTAGTACCCAAGCATTGGCCTCCGCTGCTGATCAAATGGATCTAGTTAGAGCCGTAGATGGTGGAAGCTTGTTCGAGACCGGGATAGGCGAAACGGACAAGGCCCAATCTCATGTGCTCGACGGCAGTGAGAGTGACACGCAGCAGGAAGAGGCGTTTCGGGAGTCCGTGTCTCTCGAGCACCTGATCAACCAGCGGGCCAACCATGGCACTAGTCTTGGAGAGCATGGACTCACGCCTGCGGATGTGCTTTTTGCCCACGCTAGAACCCTCATCCTGGGTCTGCTCAGCGAACCGCGGTCACTTGCCGAGGTCGCGTGCACGCTCGACATCGCGAGACCGCAAGCAAAGGCATGGCTCGATCGAATGGTTCAAGCGGAGGAGCTCGATCCACCCAAACGCGCGCGGTATGCGCGGCGGCGTCCTTCCCTGCTGTAG